Proteins co-encoded in one Vicia villosa cultivar HV-30 ecotype Madison, WI unplaced genomic scaffold, Vvil1.0 ctg.000282F_1_1, whole genome shotgun sequence genomic window:
- the LOC131626318 gene encoding two-component response regulator ARR17-like, producing MASASSSTSSNWVMESGDIPHVLAVDDSLIDRKLVEKLLRNSSCRVTTAENGLRALELLGLTNGEHNTLNGRSKVNLIITDYCMPGMTGYELLKKIKQSSVMREVPVVIMSSENIPTRINKCLEEGAEMFMLKPLKQSDVRELTCQLMNLGR from the exons ATGGCTTCTGCTTCATCTTCAACTTCTTCAAATTGGGTCATGGAAAGTGGTGACATTCCTCATGTTCTTGCTGTTGATGATAGTCTTATTGATCGCAAACTTGTTGAGAAACTCCTTAGAAATTCCTCCTGCAGAG TTACAACTGCTGAAAATGGGCTAAGGGCATTGGAGTTATTGGGCTTGACAAATGGTGAACACAACACCTTGAATGGA AGATCCAAAGTAAACTTAATCATCACAGACTATTGCATGCCAGGGATGACAGGCTATGAGTTACTTAAGAAAATCAAG CAATCATCTGTAATGAGGGAGGTCCCAGTGGTAATCATGTCATCTGAGAACATACCAACAAGAATCAACAA GTGTCTAGAAGAAGGAGCTGAAATGTTCATGCTAAAGCCACTCAAACAATCTGATGTAAGAGAACTGACATGTCAGTTAATGAATCTAGGAAGGTGA
- the LOC131626319 gene encoding probable histone H2B.1 → MAPKGEKKPAEKKPAEEKKSTVAEKAPAEKKPKAGKKLPKDGGAAAGDKKKKRNKKSVETYKIYIFKVLKQVHPDIGISSKAMGIMNSFINDIFEKLAAESSRLARYNKKPTITSREIQTAVRLVLPGELAKHAVSEGTKAVTKFTREKKPAEKKPVEEKKSTVAEKAPAEKKPKAGKKLPKDGGAAAGDKKKKRNKKSVETYKIYIFKVLKQVHPDIGISSKAMGIMNSFINDIFEKLAAESSRLARYNKKPTITSREIQTAVRLVLPGELAKHAVSEGTKAVTKFTSS, encoded by the exons ATGGCGCCAAAGGGAGAGAAGAAGCCCGCGGAGAAGAAACCCGCAGAGGAGAAGAAGTCCACAGTAGCCGAGAAAGCTCCGGCTGAGAAGAAGCCAAAGGCCGGAAAGAAGCTACCCAAGGACGGTGGTGCTGCTGCCGgagacaagaagaagaagagaaacaagAAAAGCGTGGAGACATACAAGATCTACATCTTCAAAGTTCTGAAGCAAGTTCACCCTGACATTGGTATCTCAAGCAAGGCCATGGGAATCATGAACAGTTTCATCAACGACATCTTCGAGAAGCTTGCTGCTGAATCCTCCAGACTTGCGAGGTACAACAAGAAGCCGACGATTACTTCGAGGGAAATTCAGACTGCAGTTAGGCTTGTTCTTCCTGGAGAGTTGGCCAAGCATGCTGTTTCTGAAGGAACAAAGGCTGTCACCAAGTTTACAA GAGAGAAGAAGCCAGCGGAGAAGAAACCCGTAGAGGAGAAAAAGTCTACCGTAGCCGAGAAGGCTCCGGCTGAGAAGAAGCCAAAGGCCGGAAAGAAGCTCCCCAAGGACGGTGGCGCTGCCGCCGgagacaagaagaagaagagaaacaagAAGAGCGTAGAGACATACAAGATCTACATCTTCAAAGTTCTGAAGCAAGTTCACCCTGACATTGGTATCTCAAGCAAGGCCATGGGAATCATGAACAGTTTCATCAACGACATCTTCGAAAAGCTTGCTGCTGAATCTTCAAGACTTgcaaggtacaacaagaagccgACGATCACTTCAAGGGAAATTCAGACCGCAGTTAGGCTTGTTCTGCCTGGAGAATTGGCCAAGCATGCTGTATCTGAAGGAACAAAAGCTGTGACCAAGTTTACAAGTTCTTGA
- the LOC131626298 gene encoding uncharacterized protein LOC131626298 codes for MGESIGNSSKITKNSASGASSANPDTLSSYGLNSSSPMNSPMGQKKAKRKGKAKEIPNDTQDARNKRATTMARLAQCKQDEIEVKAMQIIMKDTSAMNDIQRSIHETYCNKMKKYGL; via the coding sequence ATGGGAGAATCAATTGGAAATTCTTCAAAAATAACTAAGAATTCTGCTAGTGGGGCATCATCGGCTAATCCAGATACACTTTCAAGTTATGGGCTTAACTCATCATCACCAATGAATAGTCCAATGGGACAAAAAAAAGCAAAAAGGAAGGGTAAGGCAAAGGAAATTCCAAATGACACGCAAGATGCAAGGAATAAAAGAGCAACAACAATGGCAAGACTAGCTCAATGTAAGCAGGACGAGATAGAAGTAAAGGCAATGCAAATCATCATGAAAGACACTTCTGCTATGAATGATATTCAACGAAGTATACATGAAACATAttgtaataagatgaaaaaatatGGACTGTAG